The proteins below are encoded in one region of Scomber japonicus isolate fScoJap1 chromosome 24, fScoJap1.pri, whole genome shotgun sequence:
- the ccdc28a gene encoding coiled-coil domain-containing protein 28A codes for MEERKLKRKSPRSSTNAAAPTGGSGRKSSAASGGRHVGYSHNTGTHSSQKSKNRRGAKPRYQLGAGGKASQSQGQAAPIIQHSFLTDVSDVQEMENGLLGLLNDFHSGKLQAFGNECSIGQMEHVREMQEKLARLHFDLYGEVDEMPEDQRKMARDTNMDKLLLNLEELSSSIQKLNLADSQEIPRTASM; via the exons ATGGAGGAGCGAAAGCTGAAGAGAAAGAGTCCCAGGTCCTCTACCAACGCAGCGGCTCCGACGGGCGGCTCTGGCCGGAAGAGCAGCGCTGCCTCCGGGGGAAGACACGTCGGATACAGCCACAACACGGGGACTCACTCCAGCCAGAAGAGCAAGAATAGGAG GGGAGCTAAACCCAGGTATCAGCTGGGTGCGGGTGGGAAGGCCAGTCAGAGCCAGGGACAGGCAGCACCCATCATCCAGCACTCCTTTTTAACTGATGTCTCAGATGTACAGGAGATGGAGAATGGCCTCCTCGGCCTCCTCAATGACTTCCACTCAGGGAAACTCCAAGCTTTTG GTAACGAGTGCTCCATTGGCCAGATGGAGCATGTGAGAGAGATGCAGGAGAAGTTGGCACGTTTGCACTTTGATCTCTATGGTGAGGTGGATGAAATGCCTGAAGACCAGAGAAAAATGGCCCGTGACACCAATATGGACAAGTTACTTCTTAAT CTGGAGGAGCTCAGTTCTTCGAT TCAGAAACTGAATCTAGCAGACAGCCAGGAGATCCCAAGGACTGCCAGCATGTGA